One genomic region from Mesorhizobium terrae encodes:
- a CDS encoding D-tagatose-bisphosphate aldolase, class II, non-catalytic subunit — MSIFIQRNRESALARLNDDRITSLPRGIASVCSAHPLVIEAVLRNGLAENTPILIEATCNQVNHEGGYTGMTPASFREFVEKIAGSVGFAVGNIIFGGDHLGPNPWKALPAEKALEKAEAMVAAYVAAGFEKIHLDTSMGCAGEPTALPDDVTATRAARLAAVAEEAAARAGVRRPLYIVGTEVPPPGGATHDLSSIEVTRPQAALQTLSVHKAAFVKAGIDTAVERMIGIVVQPGVEFDNAGVAVYRPEHARQLSAALQSMPGLVFEAHSTDYQPTEALSALVDDGFAILKVGPGLTFALREALYGLDIIADVLSDTAPKGSLATTMEAVMLENPGHWASHYPGDRKEQRLLRHFSYSDRIRYYWPDARARVAVEQLFARFDRDIPETLVSQYLSRLHSRVVTGKVMPRPRELCLAAIQEALAPYRAATCSGRHSR; from the coding sequence ATGAGCATTTTCATCCAGCGAAACAGGGAAAGTGCGCTGGCCCGACTGAACGACGACCGGATTACGTCGCTGCCACGGGGGATTGCGTCGGTATGCTCGGCGCATCCTTTGGTCATTGAAGCGGTGCTGAGGAATGGCCTTGCCGAAAACACGCCAATTCTCATCGAGGCGACCTGTAATCAGGTCAACCATGAGGGCGGCTACACGGGAATGACGCCAGCCAGTTTTCGCGAATTCGTCGAGAAGATCGCAGGCAGCGTTGGCTTTGCAGTGGGCAATATCATCTTCGGGGGCGATCATCTCGGCCCCAACCCTTGGAAGGCACTGCCAGCCGAGAAAGCGTTGGAGAAGGCAGAAGCCATGGTTGCCGCCTATGTGGCCGCTGGGTTCGAGAAAATCCACCTCGACACATCGATGGGCTGCGCTGGTGAACCTACGGCTCTGCCTGATGATGTGACCGCAACACGCGCTGCCCGGCTGGCTGCGGTCGCGGAAGAGGCCGCGGCGCGTGCTGGTGTCAGACGACCACTCTACATCGTGGGAACGGAAGTACCACCTCCTGGTGGCGCGACCCACGATCTCTCTTCCATTGAGGTGACCCGGCCGCAGGCGGCGCTGCAGACGCTGTCCGTTCACAAAGCTGCCTTCGTCAAGGCTGGCATAGATACTGCCGTTGAGCGCATGATTGGCATTGTTGTTCAGCCTGGAGTCGAGTTCGATAATGCGGGTGTCGCCGTTTATCGCCCTGAGCATGCGCGCCAGCTCAGCGCCGCGCTACAATCCATGCCGGGTTTGGTCTTCGAAGCTCACTCGACTGATTACCAACCAACTGAGGCGCTTTCGGCCTTAGTAGATGACGGTTTCGCTATCCTCAAAGTGGGGCCGGGGCTCACCTTCGCGTTGCGCGAAGCGCTCTATGGCCTCGACATAATTGCGGACGTGCTCAGCGATACCGCGCCAAAAGGCTCTCTGGCGACAACGATGGAAGCCGTCATGCTGGAAAATCCCGGCCACTGGGCGTCTCACTATCCGGGCGACAGAAAAGAACAGCGCTTGCTGCGGCATTTTAGTTACAGCGATCGTATCCGATACTATTGGCCGGATGCACGCGCGCGAGTAGCAGTCGAGCAATTGTTTGCACGCTTCGATCGAGACATCCCTGAAACGCTTGTAAGCCAGTATCTCAGTCGTCTCCATTCTCGCGTGGTCACGGGAAAGGTGATGCCGCGTCCTCGCGAACTTTGCCTGGCCGCAATTCAGGAAGCGCTGGCGCCCTATAGAGCGGCGACCTGTTCTGGACGGCACAGTCGATGA